The genomic stretch AGCACCATAATGATAAGGCCTAAACAAAGCACCATAATGATACGGCCTAAACAAAGCACCATAATGAGAAGTCCTAAACAAAGCACCATAATGATAAGGCCTAAACAAAGCACCATAATGATACGGCCTAAACAAAGCACAATAATGATAAGGCCTAAGCAACTTATCTTCATGGTGATTAAATATACAGTAAATTGTGTGGTGGTTAATTTATATATTATCAAATGAGAAGAGACAAACGTATCACACAAGTTTATACTTAAACTGAACCTTTATTAGTGAGAGCTTTGAAATAGCGATGGCTGGTCGACAAATCACCGTCTCTGATGATTCCTTGAGAGCcccgagacaaaagtacaaaggtcttttatagccaagatacacccctttcaaccttGGGGCCAAAGGCTAAGATTTGTTTGAAAGATACCTATAATACATAGCAGACTGTATCTGCTGTGCCATCAGTTTTTATTGTACAGACCAGTGTCTCGCCCTGCGACTCAAAACTGgaaccatctctccctggtacggtatagaacagaaacattaatcCATGCcctggaatgctctttaggttttatcacccaaaagacatcgtaaatctcgTGTCAGTTTGATCTCCCAGatgcccatcctcagtagaacacacataCAACTGTTAAGAATACTGTATTCTGttgaataaaacaaccatttgatgcaatacaAGTATTATAACGTAATCTTGCAATTTTGCTCTCACATTCCCCCATTTCAAGAGTCCTCTCAACTTAAAAGAAAATTACAAGATTTAAGAACATTCGTTcacatgtcaaaaatgtatatacagtgtattctacATAAACCAAGAAGCATAAAAGCAATAACTCATTGCATGGGTTCCTGCACATGACGGGCTGCTGTAGCACTGGCTCAGCCTCCTTCCAAGAAACTCAGCACTGTCTCCTATTTCAACCACCAACACATTTTCAAAGCATTCTAGCAATTTGTCTGGGAAGGTTATGATACAGTCATCTGCACGAACccatgaagaaaaacaaaaaatgcATACAGTTTATGAGATTCAAAGCTATATCTTCATAGACAGTGAAAAGCACATGTTTAGTGCATAATGCATTGCATGCAACAATGGAGGTTTAATAAAATAAGCTTTAGTTATCTATCACACTCCAATGGATCAGCATGGTATGGTGGAAATTATTATTTCCATCCCAGAAACTAAAATTAGCATATCTTGTTGGACAAATCCAGGTAGTGACTCCTAGTTAAAGTAAAACGTATTCCactggtgcctaatgaacatgacccaagaCAAGCATCACTATTCCACTATTTATAAGGCAATGCCTATAGAGCAAATAGATTAGACCTAATCAGTTTGACTCTCCAGATCAGAGTTCACCCTCTCCATTCACCAGGGCATGCTTAGAATTGTGTCAACATCTTTAGTTCATAACAACAATCAAAACAATCAATCCCTAATACATTAATGGCTTCACTCATATAGTTATTAACATACTAAACTCAAATCAATCCTTCCGTTTTAAAAATCATTCAGTTTCCAAATCATAATTAAAAACCCAATTAATTATCCAACCAAAATCTTGAATGACATTGCTCAGTGATTCAAATTGGTCCTAACACTCAAAGTAAAAAAAACTCAATTTAACACACATTGGCAGAATGTACATTTATATTAACATCCAGTATAATTATCCCATAATTCTACTATTACATTTTTGTATCACGATTATAATACAGATCcgtatctcaatgcattcttaatctaaattactatAATTTCATgtattgtagacctctacaatcaacctgataccccAAAAGTCTAAAACAATTTTGGGCACAGTTGACAAACCCCGTCCTTCAGGCACTGATTCTTCTGGCGTCCTTTTCGTCTTCTTCAGATAGctttacagttcaaagtggatggccgtgataatgtcccaatttcaatgtcACACCTGAGCCGCCATCACCTTTACCACccattatgtcttgtccattcgtcAACCAGGATACCAGCAACACAAGAGAAGTTTAGAACAGATCCCTCCCCATGCTCACTCCATGTGGACTCCTCTCACACTCCTGAGAAAAGACATGAGAGAAAAGCAGTTGATAGCTTAGATTGGATGCTGTACACCGGTTGCTGGCTCGGACTCTTTTCTCTCGGTAGAAGTGGTTTGGAAAGCCTCCTTCAACGCCTTTGTCACTCTTCTTCAGCCAGTTAGAGGGGGTTTTGAAGTACACACACTGTTCGGTCCAATTATCTCTTCCATGCATTAAAATACCGTCTGATGTCACTTTTCATGATAGCCTCGAGaggacagatcagaacaacagtttagttcagttcattaactACATGATAAATGATTACTTTTACCAATTATTCTTAATACAAATGTCTAAACATATGTCAAAGAGAATAACAACACATTCTATTGAAACTATTCTTTCAAATTGGCTTATACTCCCCATCACACTGTCAACTTCATCACATAGCCACAGGATCAGGAAGTTAGACCTATAACCCATCGGGAAcagaacaaacaacacaacaatacactcCTTCACATATCACTCCATACACTCCTACACATCACTCAAGGTGTGTAAACTTCAATCCAAAACTTCAGAGGACTGTACCCTCCCCATTTTTAACACATTACTCTCCATGAGAGTAACACATTACTCTCCATGAGAGTAATgtgtaaaaacaaaaacactactactggtcaaaaaaataaaacaaaaattaaaataacaaaatcaaattaaaatctTTACTCTTAAGAACTCCATAAAGAAAAATGATTGTACCCATATGGTCATAGGAACATATACTTAGGCAAAGGCAATGCCCTCTCCTTCTTCCAAATCACAAATATCATAATTATCAAATCAGTATTACAAATTACCTTAAATACAttatccaaatggctttccaGCAGTTATCATTgtatagaccagtgtctggccctccgactccaaactggaaccatctctccctggtatgatatagaacagaaacattaactcatgctctggaatgctctttaggttttatcaccgaAAAGACATCGTagatctcctgtcagtgttatctcccagaggcccatcctcagcagaacacacacacacacaactgttaagaatactctattctgttgaataaaacaaccatttgatgcaatacaAGTATTATAACGTAATCTTGCAATTTTGCTCTCACAATTGAACCACATTTCTTCATTATTTTGGAGGACCTCTGCACTAAGACAACACATACAAGTACCTTATGAATAGGGGAAGTAATCTTTCCTAACCATGTGACCTGACAAATAAAAACGTAGTTATACTCTCGGTCCTAGTTATCGGCTCTAACTAGGGCTTGAGTATTTCAGTATAGCCTGACTAAAAATACATGAAAACTTCAGCTTTGCATTCGGGGCAGTGGCGGTTGCTAATAACTAATTGTGCTGTACTGCTGCCCGGCTGGCAGTCACTCTGGAGCTGTCGGCACTGACCAACACATGCTCCCACTGAgactcacctcttctctctcaccaCTCAGTGTAGCCCCTATCGCTACCCTTTCTCTCCGACTCCATCAACCAACAGCCAACCATTCCACTCTGAAACACCACTGCCTGGCTGAACACAAAGGTGTCACATAACCTTACTGgcattttcatttaaaaaaaaatgaatttacAATAAAACAATTTCAAGTACAATTTTAATTCATCCAACACAACTTCAATTGGTTCTCTACTGTCACCAATCAATTGCACACACTTTCATCCTTTGGATTAATTTCATACCATTGAAATTTAGTGAGGTTAAGTCATGTTAGCAATTGTGGACAAGGGTTGGTCATCTCAAATTGTGATTAAAATGCTGTGCTCTCTGGCACTCTACAGCAGGCACTCTTTGGGCACTGTTTAGGAGCCCTCAAATTAATTTGGTAATGCTTTTGCACACATCAAAAGTCAAGTAGTGCATATCATTGTGTCACAAGTCTATTGTGTTCTTATGTGGTTTCCAACTCTCCAACGACATGTCATCAGGACTGGACTGGAGCTTGGCATGGGCCACCATTGCGATCAGGGCAATTGTAACAGGTAATAGTCTATAACCTAGAAAACAAGAACAAAGATGACAGAAATTTCACTAACACTATTTGCACTTGTCTTAGATATATTCAAATTACCATGTACCGTAAATTAGAACCCACCTTTGCTATTTCACCTGCACTTCCTGGAACTGAACTCAAATGAGGCTGCTGGTTCCAAAACTCCTTTAGCTGCTGTTTGAACACTTGGATATTTCTGCAATGATCATTAAAAACAGAGAGGTTTTAGTTACACATGGGGCGTGCCTGCACCACAAAGAATACACATCTCCATAGCTTCCAGTCAGCATGTTAAGTAAACATACCCATCCATAGATTGCGTGTCAGTTCCTCCACTTGCTGAGAGCTCTGGCCACCAATGTCTTAATACTGACTGTACCAATCGTAAACCAGCTACCAGGTGCCTGCAAGACCACATGGGATTAGTTTAGTTGGATTTTCAAGAATTTGTAATGAAAAGTGTGTCATTAACGGTGGTACTCACTCTTCATATGGAGTAGTGAGGACCTTTTTCACTAGGGGGAAAAGGTCAACACAACAGCCAATGGAAACGCTGGGTGACTCTGACTCACCATCAAGGCTATCGGTGAAAGATAGAAAATAAATGTCATGAAACTTCAATTGTAATCATTGCTTTTTACCCCTAAAAATAAAATGAGAAATGTACCTTTTTGTTATCACTGGAAGAAAATCAACAAACACACCAGTGTCTTGGATCCTGAGGGAGAAAAGAGCTTTGCTATTATAGAATCACAACTTTGTGTCAATAAAGCCTTAGATATTTCAATCTTGACAAGTTCTACCGTACCTTAAAAAATACGTAAGCAGTTCTCCAACATTTCTTTGCCACAGGGTCAAAGCTACACTCAGTCTCAGATTTCTTCCAAAGAGCACCTCTGTCATTGTGTTGTGGTCTTTTGATAACTGAAAAACAGCAGAGCGGTGATGGAATACATTCAAATATTTGTGACAACAAGCATATCACGATGATAAGATAATGAGACAACCCACCCATTAGACAAATATAATACACTACTGATATTTCACACCTCTATGAAGTAGTCACTGTTTTTTGAACCAGCCTCATCAGTCTTGTTAGGATGGGGGGCAGTGAGTGGAAACTCCCATGGGTCCATATAGAATATCTCTTCCATGTCGGGCACACAGGCCATTTCGTTCTCCTTGTTGGCCACATCACAAGTTTTCCATGTGGCTGGCTGCTTCCTTCGACAGATATTGAGATGGTGGGTCTTCCTCTTACACGACACAACCCGCTTCTGTCTCCCTGCCGGACATCTACAGTATGAAACATAAATATGACTGAATACTCAGAAatactacactcaatcataaaTGATATGAAACAATGAAAAAAGGTGTGTGCGTTGTTCCAGTTGAAGATTTCATtagtggcaatcagcagttgaacaATACCCCCgcccctgttttggtaaaaagcaggatggggctggagaaatgtaaccactctcaaattcatagagctaCGGATGCAATGACTGACTtttcatgatatcaaaattatagttataaccatgttttgaggctatatagtgtttgttactgtcacgttctgacctctatttctgttgttttgtatttatttagtatggtcagggcgtgagttgggtgggcagtctatgtttgtttttctatgttttggggcatttctatgttttcggcctagtatggttctcaatcagaggcaggtgtcattagttgtctctgattgagaatcatacttaggtagcctgggtttcactgtgtgtttgtgggtgattgttcctgtcactgtgtttgttgtcacaggataggactgttttgcgttttcacatttcttgtttttgttagtttgttcatgtgtagtgatttattaaaacatgaataaccaccacgctgcgctttggtccgcttctcttcctcctacagaatcacccacccaccaaggaccaagcggcgtggtaaacagaggcagcagcaacagcagcagcaggagaagcgactggtgcagcaggagcaacagcagcagcagcaaaagcagcagcaggaggagcaacagcagcagcagcaaaagcagcagtgggaggagcaacagcagcagcagcaaaagcagcagtgggagaggctgcactacttggagagatggacttgggaggagattctagacgggaaaggaccctgggcagagccaggagaatattgccgccccaaggccgagctggaggcagcaaaagcagagaggcggcattatgaggaactagcacggcagagcggatggaagcccgagagtcacccccaaaaatttattgggggggggcacagggggagtgtggcagagtcaggagtcagacctgagccaactccccccgtttatcgtgaggagccaaggaggagctcagaaccagagctggtgttggaggtgagcgaagcagagactgtgaaggagttaatggggaaattggaggagagtgatatgagggacttgctggtttggtgcatgaggcacgacattcgcccgacggagcgtgtcagggatttaatggcaccggggtcagctctccatactcatcctgaggtgcgtgcgaggggtctggtgaagactgtgccagcctcacgcaccaggcctcctgtgcatctccctagccttgcacgtcctgtgccatctcagcactacagtgctcctagcagtgctaactgtggcgggcgtggtgctggtcaggcaccgtgttatgcagttgtgcgcacggtgtccccagtacgcgtgcttagcccggtgcgctacatcccagctccccacatctgccgggctagggtgaagatccagccagggcggttggtgccagccctgctctcaagatctccagtacgccttcacggcccggtctatccgtcaccacctccacgcaccagccctccggtggcagccccccgtaccaggctgtctctccggcccatccttacaggggcttcctcctctccagcgctgccggagcctcccgcctgtccggcgcctctgccggagcctcctgcctgtccggcgcctctgccggagcctcccgcctgtccggcgccgctgccggagcctcccgcctgtccggcgcctctgccggagcctcccgcctgtccggcgcctctgccggagcctcccgcctgtccggcgcctctgccggagcctcccgcctgtccggcgccgctgccggagcctcccgcctgtccggcgcctctgccggagcctcccgcctgtccggcgccgctgccggagcctcccgcctgtccggcgcctctgccggagcctcccgcctgtccggcgcctctgccggagcctcccgcctgtccggcgcctctgccggagcctcccgcctgtccggcgcctctgccggagcctcccgcctgtccggcgcctctgccggagcctcccgcctgtccggcgcctctgccggagcctcccgcctgtccggcgcctctgccggagcctcccgcctgtccggcgccgctgccggagcctcccgcctgtccggcgccgctgccggagcctcccggcgctaccagggccttcctcttctccagcgttgccggagcttcccgtctgcccagcgccagctgagcttcccgtctgcccagcgccagctgagcttcccgtctgcccagcgccagctgagcttcccgtctgcccagcgccgccagtgccgcccgtctgccaggagccgccagtgccgcccgtctgccaggagccgccagtgccgcccgtcagccaggggccgccagtgccgccagtcagccaggggccgccagtgccgccagtcagccaggggccgccagtgccgccagtcagccaggggccgccagtgccgccagtcagccaggggccgccagtcagccaggggccgccagtgccgccagtaagccaggggccgccagtaagccaggggccgccagtgccgccagtcagccaggggccgccagtaagccaggggccgccagtgccgtcagtcagccaggggccgcccgagcagctgcccctctgtcccaagctgctgccgcccctctgtcccgagcagctgtccctctgtcccgagcagctgtccctctgtcccgagcagctgtccctctgtcccgagcagctgtcccgagcagctgcccctctgtcccgagcagctgccccccctctgtcccgagcagctatcgcccctctgtcccgagctgctatcgcccctctgtcccgagctgctatcgcccctctgtcccgagcagctgcccctctgtcccgagcagttgtccctctgtcccgagcagctgcttcacctctgtcccgagctgcccctctgtcctgagcagcccctctgtccagtggggtcattgagaggggtggccatggtgagtaagccagggaggcggacaataaggcggactaagacaatggtgaagtggggtccgcgtcccgcgccagagccgccaccgcggacagacgcccacccagaccctcccctatcggtcaaggttttgcggccggagtccgcacctttgggggggggtactgtcacgttctgacctctatttctgttgttttgtatttatttagtatggtcagggcgtgagttgggtgggcagtctatgtttgtttttctatgttttggggcatttctatgttttcggcctagtatggttctcaatcagaggcaggtgtcattagttgtctctgattgagaatcatacttaggtagcctgggtttcactgtgtgtttgtgggtgattgttcctgtcactgtgtttgttgtcacaggataggactgttttgcgttttcacatttcttgtttttgttagtttgttcatgtgtagtgatttattaaaacatgaataaccaccacgctgcgctttggtccgcttctcttcctcctacagacgaacgcccttacagttacattttctttgtttacaaacattggagtaagaCAAGCTTATATTTGGTTCTGATGGGGTAAAATAGtttaactaagctcatgaggcaaaacaaagttatattcttcaagaatccatAGGTATCATTAATTTATACATACAAAGATGAATGTAGCAatggcagattgcccctttaaacccGTACTTTTGAAATGGCAAAAACCTACCTCTTCTTCTTAACGTCTTCCTTTTTATAGAAATCCAACTAAAAGGTAAAGACATATTACAAAATCAATTTCAATTAATTGTATGGAGGTGTTACCAAAACATTGCTGATGCAGTTCTATAATGTCTATAATGTGTTGTTACAGTAATATAATAGACTGCAATTGAGAAGAATCATAACCCCTCCCTGCCGAAACGTACCTCCTTGGTGTACTTTGGATGAGAGTAGCATACTCTGTACTGGACCATGTCCTGCTCTTCAAGGCTTTGATATTCTCCCTCTTCACTATCATGCTCCTCTGGCTCCTCCGAGTCCATCATCAATATCCTGGAGGGTAAAGTACACATTGCAATCAATATACATCAAAACtcctcacacaaacacaaagctCTGTAATGGGAATATCCAGAGAGACAATGTACAGCTGTTTGTATAAGAACAACTGTTTGAAGGGTTGACAGCCTAGCGAGAACCTGATTTACATCACACTGAACATACACTTAAAAAAGTCAGAGATACATTAAGGGGCACAATTATTCCCAGGTTTTTCTTTGGGCCTATGTTTGCATAGGGAAATAATGTGTAATTACATATCTAGCTACACCATGCAGCGGGGTAAACGTGTTTTACCCACAATTCCTCGCGGGCACgttgtttattattttttaataatgaCGTAGCCAGAAAAGGAGAGCAAGGCTAGCTATGTTTAGTGCCACTTTTGGTTATGTTGCACATTTCAATTCATAGGAAGCTAATGTCCGTTTACCATTGTCACGATACATATCTCTCTTAAAGTTATCAGCCAGTAAAACCGGCATTGTAGTTTAAACATTTGCAGCAAGCGAGCTCGAGACAGCAGTAGAATGTGGAAGGATAGCTACAGATGAGCTCAATTAACGTTGCTTGTTAGATAACTAAAACTTCCTCGAGCTAACCTATTGTAATAGATTGCTATTA from Oncorhynchus clarkii lewisi isolate Uvic-CL-2024 chromosome 25, UVic_Ocla_1.0, whole genome shotgun sequence encodes the following:
- the LOC139384067 gene encoding KATNB1-like protein 1, which encodes MNPQQCLVIVEKSNRGSGWVKKPRRTDSKTSLVRSENLRTSINTDRILMMDSEEPEEHDSEEGEYQSLEEQDMVQYRVCYSHPKYTKELDFYKKEDVKKKRCPAGRQKRVVSCKRKTHHLNICRRKQPATWKTCDVANKENEMACVPDMEEIFYMDPWEFPLTAPHPNKTDEAGSKNSDYFIELSKDHNTMTEVLFGRNLRLSVALTLWQRNVGELLTYFLRIQDTGVFVDFLPVITKSLDGESESPSVSIGCCVDLFPLVKKVLTTPYEEHLVAGLRLVQSVLRHWWPELSASGGTDTQSMDGNIQVFKQQLKEFWNQQPHLSSVPGSAGEIAKVIDYYLLQLP